The following are from one region of the Arachis duranensis cultivar V14167 chromosome 10, aradu.V14167.gnm2.J7QH, whole genome shotgun sequence genome:
- the LOC107471551 gene encoding zinc finger protein CONSTANS-LIKE 2, whose protein sequence is MMREGTNINIGGSCSSPNNWSRACDTCRSAPCVVYCRADSAYLCSACDDRVHAANRVASRHERVWVCEACERAPAAFLCKADAASLCSSCDSDIHSANPLAGRHHRVPILPISGCSSLIREGEQKEGEPERENDHVFEIEGTINNQNYNHGCEMEDEECEGDDEAEAASWLLPHPMRMGGNDESDGFLFCGGDGDGDGDEYLEFVDCDDDNNNNNNNQFSCLDHDQDQDMLHNYGGDHNQGNNHDSVVPVQMQQCFEFDSSKVGAGFSYNGSLSQSVSMSSMEVGVVPESTLSDVSISHSKPQIGTSEQFPPMPMPSSLLTPMDRVARVLRYKEKKKTRKFEKKIRYESRKAYAETRPRIKGRFAKRTDVEAEVDQMLSSTLMSEAGYGIVPSF, encoded by the exons ATGATGAGGGAAGGAACAAACATCAATATTGGCGGGAGTTGCAGCTCCCCCAACAACTGGTCACGTGCCTGCGACACGTGCCGCTCTGCACCCTGCGTGGTGTACTGCCGCGCGGACTCTGCCTATCTCTGCTCCGCATGTGACGACAGAGTCCACGCGGCAAACAGGGTGGCGTCGAGGCACGAGCGCGTGTGGGTCTGCGAGGCCTGCGAGCGTGCTCCGGCAGCCTTCCTCTGCAAAGCCGACGCCGCCTCTCTCTGCTCCTCCTGCGACTCCGACATCCACTCCGCCAACCCCCTTGCCGGCCGCCACCACCGCGTCCCCATTCTCCCCATCTCAGGCTGCTCCTCGCTCATCCGAGAAGGAGAACAAAAAGAAGGAGAACCAGAAAGAGAAAATGATCACGTGTTTGAAATTGAAGGTACAATTAATAATCAGAATTATAACCATGGATGTGAAATGGAGGATGAGGAGTGTGAGGGTGATGATGAGGCTGAAGCTGCTTCGTGGTTGTTGCCGCATCCTATGAGGATGGGTGGTAACGATGAGAGTGATGGGTTCTTGTTTTGTGGTGGCGACGGTGACGGCGATGGTGATGAGTACTTGGAGTTTGTGGAttgtgatgatgataataataataataataataaccagtTTAGTTGTCTTGATCATGATCAAGATCAAGATATGCTGCATAACTATGGCGGCGATCATAATCAGGGAAACAACCATGACAGCGTGGTTCCGGTTCAGATGCAACAGTGTTTCGAGTTTGACTCCTCTAAAGTTGGTGCTGGATTCAGTTACAATGGTTCTCTTAGTCAAAGT GTTTCAATGTCATCCATGGAAGTTGGAGTTGTACCAGAATCAACGTTGAGTGATGTGTCAATCTCACATTCAAAGCCACAAATAGGAACAAGTGAGCAATTTCCTCCAATGCCTATGCCTTCATCACTTCTAACTCCAATGGACAGAGTAGCCAGAGTTCTAAGAtacaaagagaaaaagaaaacaagaaagtttgagaagaaaataagatatgAATCAAGAAAGGCCTATGCAGAAACCAGGCCACGTATTAAGGGTCGTTTTGCAAAGAGAACAGATGTAGAAGCTGAAGTTGATCAAATGTTATCATCAACCCTAATGTCAGAAGCTGGATATGGCATTGTTCCTTCCTTCTGA